Proteins encoded in a region of the Pseudomonas shahriarae genome:
- the dapE gene encoding succinyl-diaminopimelate desuccinylase, with product MTAHADLSPTLQLAIDLIRRPSVTPIDADCQKLMMQRLGDAGFALEPMRIEDVDNFWATHGKHEGPVLCFAGHTDVVPTGPVQAWQNDPFDALIDEHGMLCGRGAADMKGSLAAMLVASERFVKDYPDHKGSVAFLITSDEEGPAHHGTKAVIERLAARKERLDWCIVGEPSSTTLVGDVVKNGRRGSLGATLTVRGVQGHVAYPHLAKNPIHLAAPALAELAAEHWDNGNTFFPPTSFQISNLNSGTGATNVIPGDLTAVFNFRFSTESTVEGLQQRVAAILDKHGLDWHVEWALSGLPFLTEPGALLDAVSASIKAITGRETQASTSGGTSDGRFIATLGTQVVELGPVNATIHQVNERILASDLDVLTEIYYQTLIKLLA from the coding sequence ATGACGGCCCACGCCGACCTTTCGCCGACCCTCCAACTCGCTATCGACTTGATCCGCCGCCCGTCGGTGACACCGATCGACGCCGATTGCCAGAAGCTGATGATGCAGCGCCTGGGCGACGCCGGCTTTGCGCTTGAGCCGATGCGCATCGAAGATGTGGACAACTTCTGGGCCACCCACGGCAAACACGAAGGCCCGGTGCTGTGCTTCGCCGGCCACACCGACGTGGTCCCGACCGGCCCGGTGCAGGCCTGGCAGAATGACCCGTTCGACGCACTGATCGACGAACACGGCATGTTGTGCGGGCGTGGCGCGGCCGACATGAAGGGCAGCCTGGCCGCGATGCTGGTGGCCTCCGAGCGCTTTGTGAAGGACTACCCGGACCACAAGGGTTCGGTGGCGTTCCTGATCACCAGCGACGAAGAAGGCCCGGCGCACCACGGCACCAAGGCAGTGATCGAGCGCCTGGCAGCACGCAAGGAGCGCCTGGACTGGTGCATCGTCGGTGAACCGTCGAGCACCACCCTGGTGGGCGATGTGGTCAAGAACGGCCGTCGCGGCTCCCTCGGTGCGACCCTGACCGTGCGCGGTGTGCAAGGCCACGTGGCTTACCCGCACCTGGCAAAGAACCCGATCCACCTGGCCGCCCCGGCCCTGGCCGAACTGGCCGCCGAGCATTGGGACAACGGCAATACCTTCTTCCCGCCGACCAGCTTCCAGATTTCCAACCTCAATTCCGGCACCGGCGCCACCAACGTGATCCCGGGTGACCTGACGGCGGTGTTCAACTTCCGTTTCTCCACCGAGTCCACCGTCGAAGGCCTGCAACAGCGGGTCGCGGCGATTCTCGACAAGCATGGCCTGGACTGGCATGTGGAGTGGGCGCTGTCGGGCCTGCCGTTCCTGACCGAGCCGGGCGCGCTGCTCGATGCGGTGTCCGCCAGCATCAAGGCCATTACCGGCCGCGAGACCCAGGCGTCCACCAGTGGCGGCACCTCCGACGGGCGCTTTATCGCGACCCTCGGCACCCAAGTGGTGGAACTGGGCCCGGTCAACGCGACGATCCATCAGGTCAATGAGCGCATTCTGGCCAGCGACCTCGATGTGCTGACCGAAATCTACTACCAGACCCTGATCAAGTTGCTCGCCTGA
- a CDS encoding TetR/AcrR family transcriptional regulator has translation MSDNPVNTNSPGRPKDMAKRQAILDAAKILFLSNGYASTSMDAVAVEAGVSKLTVYSHFTDKETLFTAAVEAKCEAQLPVMYFELPDDVPVEKVLLNIARGFHLLINSEESVNLHRLMMTSGNQDPKLSQIFFEAGPMRMLQGMERLLGKINQSGALRIDKPFTAAEHFFCLLKGTANFCLLYGCGERLSEAAAEEHVQEVVGLFMRAYRP, from the coding sequence ATGTCCGACAATCCTGTAAACACCAATAGCCCCGGGCGTCCCAAGGACATGGCAAAACGCCAGGCAATCCTCGACGCGGCGAAAATCCTGTTTTTGAGCAATGGTTACGCGAGTACCAGCATGGATGCCGTGGCCGTTGAGGCTGGCGTGTCGAAACTGACGGTCTACAGCCACTTCACCGACAAGGAAACGCTGTTCACCGCCGCCGTTGAGGCCAAGTGCGAAGCACAACTGCCGGTGATGTATTTCGAGTTGCCGGACGACGTGCCAGTGGAGAAGGTGCTGCTGAACATCGCCCGAGGCTTTCACCTGCTGATCAACAGCGAGGAATCGGTGAACCTGCATCGCCTGATGATGACCTCAGGCAATCAGGATCCGAAGCTGTCGCAGATCTTCTTCGAAGCCGGCCCCATGCGGATGTTGCAGGGCATGGAGCGCCTGCTGGGCAAGATCAATCAAAGTGGCGCATTGCGCATCGACAAGCCGTTTACCGCAGCCGAGCACTTCTTTTGCCTGCTCAAGGGCACGGCAAACTTCTGCTTGCTGTATGGCTGCGGCGAACGCTTGAGCGAAGCGGCCGCCGAGGAGCATGTGCAGGAAGTGGTGGGATTGTTTATGCGGGCGTACCGGCCTTGA
- a CDS encoding efflux RND transporter periplasmic adaptor subunit: MRSIFLHLALPASLALLLAACGHEEAAQTTVRPAMVVQPQPSALAMDSYPGEVRARYEPDLAFRIGGKVSRRLVEEGERVKANQPLAELDPQDVRLQLQATRAQVTAAEANLSLVRAERDRYKTLMDRQMVSRSQYDNSENLYRSGVARLQQIKAEFDVANNQAGYAVLRAPQDGVVAKRAVEVGQVVSAGQTVFTLATDGEREVLISFPEQSFGRFKVGQPVSVELWSQPDQRFEGRIRELSPAADPKSRTFAARVAFNAGKVPAELGQSARVFIQADGVIPLSVPLSALSAENGASYVWLVKPDNTLKRTAVRIGAFGEKSVPVLEGLSPSDWVIAAGVHVLHEGQQVRPVDRSNRVVNLAANKE; the protein is encoded by the coding sequence ATGCGCAGCATTTTTCTGCACCTCGCGTTGCCTGCCAGCCTTGCTCTTTTATTGGCTGCCTGCGGCCATGAAGAAGCGGCCCAAACCACCGTCCGCCCGGCCATGGTGGTGCAGCCACAGCCCTCGGCGCTGGCAATGGACAGTTATCCAGGCGAGGTTCGCGCCCGTTATGAGCCGGACCTGGCCTTTCGCATTGGTGGCAAAGTCAGTCGCCGGCTGGTGGAGGAGGGCGAGCGCGTCAAGGCCAACCAGCCGCTGGCAGAGCTCGACCCCCAGGATGTACGCCTGCAACTGCAGGCCACCCGTGCCCAGGTCACGGCAGCCGAGGCCAACCTGAGCCTGGTACGGGCCGAGCGTGATCGCTACAAGACCCTGATGGACCGTCAGATGGTCAGCCGTTCCCAGTACGACAATTCCGAAAACCTCTACCGTTCTGGTGTCGCACGCCTGCAGCAGATCAAGGCTGAATTCGACGTGGCCAATAACCAGGCCGGCTATGCCGTGCTGCGCGCCCCCCAGGATGGCGTGGTCGCCAAGCGTGCAGTGGAAGTCGGGCAAGTGGTGTCGGCCGGGCAGACCGTGTTCACCCTGGCCACCGATGGCGAGCGTGAAGTGTTGATCAGCTTCCCGGAGCAGAGCTTCGGTCGCTTCAAGGTCGGCCAGCCGGTCTCCGTGGAGCTGTGGAGCCAGCCCGACCAACGCTTCGAGGGGCGCATTCGCGAGCTGTCGCCGGCGGCCGATCCCAAGTCGCGCACCTTCGCCGCCCGTGTCGCCTTCAACGCCGGCAAAGTCCCGGCGGAGCTGGGGCAGAGCGCGAGGGTCTTTATCCAGGCCGACGGCGTGATTCCGTTGTCGGTGCCGCTGTCTGCCCTCAGCGCAGAGAACGGCGCGTCCTACGTCTGGCTGGTCAAGCCGGATAACACCCTCAAGCGCACGGCGGTGCGCATCGGCGCGTTCGGCGAAAAAAGCGTACCGGTGCTTGAAGGCCTGAGCCCCTCCGACTGGGTGATTGCCGCCGGTGTCCATGTGCTCCATGAGGGCCAGCAAGTACGCCCGGTGGATCGCTCCAACCGGGTGGTGAATCTGGCGGCCAACAAGGAGTAG
- a CDS encoding efflux RND transporter permease subunit yields MGFNLSEWALRNRQIVLFLMLLLAVVGTLSYTKLGQSEDPPFTFKAMVIKTNWPGATAQEVSRQVTERIEKKLMETGEYERIVSFSRPGESQVTFMARDSMHSAQIPDLWYQVRKKISDIRQTLPPDIQGPFFNDEFGTTFGNIYALTGEGFDYAVLKDYADRIQIQLQRVPDVGKVELLGLQDEKIWIELSNLKLATLGLPLAAVQQALQEQNAVSTAGFFETPSERVQLRVSGNFKTVEEIRNFPIRVGDRTFRIGDVAEIHRGFNDPPAPRMRYMGDDAIGLAVAMRDGGDILILGKALEGEFARLQKNLPAGMELRKVSDQPAAVKTSVGEFVQVLAEALAIVLLVSFFSLGVRTGMVVALAIPLVLAMTFACMYYLGIGLHKISLGALVLALGLLVDDAIIAVEMMAIKMEQGYDRLKAASFAWTSTAFPMLTGTLITAAGFLPIATAQSSTGEYTRSIFQVVTIALLASWVAAVVFVPYLGEKLLPDLAKIHAAKHGTDGPDPYGTPFYQRVRRWVEWCVRRRKTVIVLTVLLFIGSVALFRFVPQQFFPASGRLELMVDLKLAEGASLSSTAEQVKRLEGLLKAHEGIENYVAYVGTGSPRFYLPLDQQLPAASFAQFVVLAKTIEERETLRTWLIETLNEQFPDLRSRVTRLENGPPVGYPVQFRVTGEHIEEVRALARKVAAKVRENSHVVNVHLDWEEPSKIVYLNVDQDRARALGVSTANLSKFLQSSLTGSSVSQYREDNELIEILLRGTVHERTELSLLPSLAVPTDNGTSVALSQIATLEYGFEEGIIWHRNRLPTVTVRADIYGKEQPATLVQQILPTLADVRAELPDGYLLDVGGTVEDSARGQNSVKAGVPLFIVVVLTLLMLQLRSFSRTAMVFLTAPLGLIGVTLFLLVFRQPFGFVAMLGTIALSGMIMRNSVILVDQIEQDIKAGLEPWQAIIEATVRRFRPIVLTALAAVLAMIPLSRSVFFGPMAVAIMGGLIVATALTLLFLPALYAAWFRVKPHSA; encoded by the coding sequence ATGGGTTTCAATCTTTCCGAATGGGCGTTGCGTAATCGCCAGATCGTCCTGTTCCTGATGCTGCTGTTGGCCGTCGTCGGTACGTTGTCCTACACCAAGCTGGGGCAAAGTGAAGACCCGCCGTTCACCTTCAAAGCCATGGTCATCAAGACCAACTGGCCAGGGGCCACGGCCCAGGAAGTCTCGCGCCAGGTCACCGAGCGCATTGAAAAGAAACTGATGGAAACCGGCGAGTACGAGCGCATTGTCTCGTTCTCCCGCCCGGGCGAATCCCAGGTCACGTTTATGGCGCGGGACTCGATGCACTCGGCGCAGATTCCCGACCTGTGGTACCAGGTGCGCAAGAAGATCAGCGATATCCGCCAGACCCTGCCACCGGACATCCAGGGCCCGTTCTTCAACGACGAATTCGGCACCACCTTTGGCAATATCTACGCCCTGACCGGCGAGGGTTTTGACTACGCGGTGCTCAAGGACTACGCCGACCGTATCCAGATCCAGCTGCAACGGGTGCCGGATGTGGGCAAGGTCGAGCTGCTGGGGTTGCAGGACGAGAAGATCTGGATCGAGCTGTCCAACCTCAAGCTCGCCACCCTCGGCCTGCCCCTGGCAGCGGTGCAGCAGGCGTTGCAGGAGCAGAACGCGGTGTCCACCGCCGGGTTCTTTGAGACCCCGAGCGAGCGCGTGCAACTGCGGGTGTCAGGTAACTTCAAGACGGTCGAAGAGATCCGCAATTTCCCGATCCGCGTCGGCGACCGCACCTTCCGCATCGGCGATGTGGCCGAGATTCACCGGGGCTTCAACGACCCACCGGCGCCGCGTATGCGCTATATGGGGGACGACGCAATCGGCCTGGCCGTGGCCATGCGCGATGGTGGCGATATCCTGATACTGGGCAAGGCCCTGGAGGGCGAGTTCGCACGCCTGCAGAAGAACCTTCCGGCAGGCATGGAACTGCGCAAGGTGTCGGACCAGCCGGCTGCGGTGAAGACCAGCGTGGGCGAATTCGTCCAGGTCTTGGCCGAGGCCTTGGCGATTGTATTGCTGGTGAGTTTCTTCTCCCTCGGTGTGCGCACCGGCATGGTGGTGGCATTGGCGATTCCGCTGGTGTTGGCGATGACGTTTGCCTGCATGTATTACCTGGGGATCGGCCTGCACAAGATTTCCCTGGGGGCGCTGGTCCTGGCCCTGGGCCTGTTGGTGGACGACGCGATCATCGCCGTGGAAATGATGGCGATCAAAATGGAGCAGGGCTACGACCGTCTCAAGGCAGCCAGTTTCGCCTGGACCAGTACGGCGTTTCCGATGCTCACCGGTACGCTGATCACCGCAGCCGGCTTCCTGCCGATTGCCACCGCGCAATCGAGTACCGGCGAATACACCCGCTCGATCTTTCAGGTGGTGACCATCGCGCTGCTGGCCTCGTGGGTCGCCGCTGTGGTGTTTGTGCCGTATCTGGGGGAAAAGCTTCTGCCGGACCTGGCGAAAATTCATGCGGCCAAGCACGGTACTGATGGGCCGGATCCGTACGGCACGCCGTTCTACCAGCGCGTAAGGCGCTGGGTGGAGTGGTGTGTGCGCCGCCGCAAAACCGTGATTGTGCTGACCGTGCTGCTGTTTATCGGCTCGGTGGCGCTGTTCCGTTTTGTCCCGCAACAATTCTTCCCGGCGTCCGGGCGCCTGGAACTGATGGTCGACCTGAAACTGGCGGAAGGCGCCTCCCTGAGCAGCACCGCCGAGCAGGTCAAGCGTCTCGAAGGCTTGCTCAAGGCGCATGAGGGGATCGAAAACTATGTGGCCTATGTCGGCACCGGCTCACCGCGCTTCTACCTGCCCCTGGACCAGCAACTGCCGGCGGCCAGCTTTGCCCAGTTTGTGGTGTTGGCCAAGACCATCGAGGAGCGCGAAACCCTGCGCACCTGGTTGATCGAAACCCTCAACGAGCAATTCCCCGACCTGCGTTCGCGGGTCACCCGCCTGGAGAACGGCCCGCCGGTTGGTTACCCGGTGCAGTTCCGCGTGACCGGCGAGCACATCGAAGAAGTGCGGGCCCTGGCGCGCAAGGTCGCGGCCAAGGTGCGTGAGAACAGCCACGTGGTCAACGTGCATCTGGACTGGGAAGAGCCGAGCAAGATCGTCTACCTCAATGTCGACCAGGACCGCGCCCGCGCCTTGGGCGTGAGCACCGCCAACCTGTCGAAATTCCTCCAGAGTTCCCTGACCGGCTCCAGCGTCAGCCAATACCGGGAAGACAACGAGTTGATCGAAATCCTCCTGCGCGGCACCGTGCATGAGCGCACCGAACTGTCGCTGCTGCCGAGCCTGGCGGTGCCGACCGACAACGGCACCAGCGTGGCGCTGTCGCAGATCGCCACCCTGGAATATGGCTTCGAGGAGGGCATTATCTGGCACCGCAACCGCCTGCCAACGGTGACTGTACGTGCTGATATCTACGGCAAGGAGCAACCGGCGACCCTGGTCCAGCAGATCCTGCCGACCCTGGCCGATGTACGTGCCGAATTGCCGGACGGTTACCTGTTGGACGTGGGCGGCACCGTGGAAGACTCCGCCCGAGGGCAGAACTCGGTGAAGGCCGGGGTGCCGCTGTTTATCGTGGTGGTGCTGACCTTGCTGATGCTACAACTGCGCAGCTTCTCGCGCACGGCCATGGTGTTCCTGACCGCGCCGCTGGGGCTGATCGGGGTGACGCTGTTCCTGCTGGTGTTCCGCCAGCCGTTTGGCTTCGTGGCCATGTTGGGGACCATCGCGTTGTCGGGGATGATCATGCGTAACTCGGTGATCCTGGTGGACCAGATCGAGCAGGACATCAAGGCGGGCCTGGAGCCTTGGCAGGCGATTATCGAAGCCACCGTGCGGCGCTTCCGGCCGATTGTGCTGACGGCCCTGGCGGCGGTGTTGGCGATGATCCCGCTGTCGCGCAGTGTGTTTTTCGGGCCGATGGCGGTGGCGATCATGGGCGGGTTGATTGTGGCGACGGCGTTGACGCTGCTGTTTTTGCCGGCGCTGTATGCGGCGTGGTTCCGGGTCAAGCCGCACTCGGCATAA
- a CDS encoding cold-shock protein: protein MTTRETGNVKWFNDAKGYGFIQREDGKDVFVHYRAIRGEGHRSLAEGQQVEYAVVTGDKGLQAEDVVGL, encoded by the coding sequence ATGACAACGCGCGAAACCGGCAATGTGAAGTGGTTCAACGACGCCAAGGGCTATGGTTTTATCCAGCGGGAGGATGGCAAGGATGTGTTTGTGCACTACCGCGCTATCCGCGGTGAAGGCCACCGCTCCCTGGCCGAGGGCCAGCAGGTGGAATACGCCGTGGTGACCGGCGACAAGGGCTTGCAGGCTGAGGATGTAGTCGGTCTTTAA
- the plsB gene encoding glycerol-3-phosphate 1-O-acyltransferase PlsB yields MTRSPFRRLVFGTLRRLLYLWVRSETINQSSLTLNLDRSRPVFYVLQSPSLTELAVVDAECTKAGLPRPVLPVSVGPLMEPAAFFYLTPDPDWLGRQDKRGAPPTLTRLVNTLTEHAEENAQIIPASVFWGQSPASESSPWKLLFADSWAVTGRLRRLLSILILGRKTRVQFSAPINLRELIEHNKGHERTVRMAQRILRVHFRNLKTAVIGPDLSHRRNLVKGLVNMPLVRQAILDEAEREKITPEKAKAQALRYGNEIASDYTYTAIRFLEVVLSWFWNKIYDGIKVNNIEGVQKVAQGYEVIYVPCHRSHIDYLLLSYLLFKNGLTPPHIAAGINLNMPVIGSLLRRGGAFFMRRTFKGNPLYTSVFNEYLHTLFTKGFPVEYFVEGGRSRTGRMLQPKTGMLAITLRSFLRSSRMPIVFVPVYIGYERVLEGRTYLGELRGATKKKESIFDIFKVIGALKQRFGQVAVNFGEPIKLAEFLDQEQPDWRAQDLAPNYKPAWLNETTNRLGERVAQHLNEAAAINPVNLVALALLSTSRLALDDQAMARVLDLYLALLRRVPYSPHTTLPEGDGQALIKHVKDMNLLSEQSDALGKILYLDEQNAVLMTYYRNNVLHIFALPALLASFFQSSSRMSREQILRYTRALYPYLQSELFIRWTLDELDAVVDQWLEALVEQGLLRFENNIYLRPAPSSRNFVLLTLLSKSIAQTLQRFYMAISLLLNSGQNSISAEELEDLCTVMAQRLSILHGLNAPEFFDKSLFRHFIQTLLEQDVLRRDEAGKLSYHDLLGELAEGAAKRVLPAEIRLSIRQVALHRNEEAPAPDAEADETR; encoded by the coding sequence ATGACCCGCTCCCCGTTCCGCCGTCTGGTATTTGGCACCTTGCGCCGACTGTTGTACCTCTGGGTTCGCTCGGAGACGATCAACCAGTCGTCCCTCACCCTTAACCTGGACCGCAGCCGGCCGGTGTTCTACGTCCTGCAATCGCCCTCCCTGACCGAACTGGCCGTGGTGGATGCCGAGTGCACCAAGGCCGGCTTGCCGCGCCCGGTGCTGCCGGTGTCCGTTGGCCCGTTGATGGAACCGGCGGCGTTCTTCTACCTGACCCCGGACCCGGACTGGCTCGGCCGCCAGGACAAGCGCGGCGCGCCGCCGACCCTGACCCGCCTGGTCAACACCCTGACCGAGCATGCCGAAGAAAACGCCCAGATCATTCCGGCCAGCGTGTTCTGGGGCCAGTCGCCCGCCAGCGAGTCGAGCCCCTGGAAACTGCTGTTCGCCGACAGTTGGGCAGTCACCGGGCGCCTGCGCCGGCTGTTGAGCATCCTGATCCTGGGGCGCAAGACCCGAGTGCAATTCTCTGCGCCAATCAACCTGCGTGAATTGATCGAGCACAATAAAGGTCACGAACGCACCGTACGAATGGCCCAACGCATCCTGCGGGTACACTTTCGCAACCTGAAGACTGCGGTGATCGGCCCCGACCTGTCCCACCGGCGCAACCTGGTCAAAGGCCTGGTGAATATGCCACTGGTGCGCCAGGCGATCCTCGACGAGGCCGAGCGGGAAAAGATCACCCCGGAAAAAGCCAAGGCCCAGGCCCTGCGCTATGGCAACGAAATTGCCTCGGACTACACCTACACCGCCATCCGCTTCCTCGAAGTGGTGCTGAGCTGGTTCTGGAACAAGATCTACGACGGCATCAAGGTCAACAATATCGAAGGTGTGCAAAAGGTCGCCCAGGGCTACGAAGTGATCTACGTGCCCTGCCACCGCAGCCATATCGACTACCTGCTGCTGTCTTACCTCCTATTCAAGAACGGCCTGACCCCGCCGCACATTGCTGCCGGGATTAATCTCAATATGCCGGTGATCGGCAGCCTGTTGCGCCGCGGCGGGGCGTTTTTCATGCGCCGTACCTTCAAGGGCAACCCGCTGTACACCTCGGTGTTCAACGAATACCTGCATACCCTGTTCACCAAGGGCTTCCCGGTGGAGTACTTCGTCGAAGGCGGCCGCTCGCGCACCGGGCGCATGCTGCAACCCAAGACCGGGATGCTGGCGATCACCCTGCGCAGCTTCCTGCGCTCCTCGCGCATGCCCATCGTGTTTGTGCCGGTGTATATCGGCTATGAACGGGTGCTGGAAGGCCGCACCTACCTGGGCGAACTGCGCGGGGCGACGAAAAAGAAAGAGTCGATCTTCGATATCTTCAAGGTCATTGGCGCGCTGAAGCAGCGCTTTGGCCAGGTGGCGGTCAACTTCGGCGAGCCGATCAAGCTGGCGGAATTCCTTGACCAGGAGCAACCGGACTGGCGCGCCCAGGATCTGGCACCGAACTACAAGCCGGCCTGGTTGAATGAGACCACCAACCGCCTCGGCGAGCGCGTGGCCCAGCACCTCAACGAGGCGGCCGCGATCAACCCGGTGAACCTGGTAGCGTTGGCGCTACTGTCCACTAGCCGCCTGGCCCTGGACGACCAGGCCATGGCCCGGGTGCTGGACCTGTACCTGGCGCTGCTGCGCCGGGTGCCCTACTCGCCCCACACCACGCTGCCCGAAGGTGACGGCCAGGCCTTGATCAAGCACGTCAAGGACATGAACCTGCTGTCGGAACAGAGTGATGCCCTGGGCAAGATCCTCTATCTGGACGAGCAAAACGCCGTCCTGATGACCTATTACCGCAACAACGTGCTGCATATCTTCGCCCTGCCGGCGCTGTTGGCCAGCTTCTTCCAGAGCAGCTCGCGCATGAGCCGCGAACAGATCCTGCGCTACACCCGTGCGCTCTATCCGTACCTGCAATCGGAGTTGTTCATCCGCTGGACCCTGGACGAACTTGACGCAGTGGTCGACCAGTGGCTCGAAGCCTTGGTAGAACAAGGTCTGCTGCGCTTTGAAAACAACATCTACCTGCGCCCGGCGCCCAGTTCGCGCAACTTTGTGCTGCTGACCCTGCTGTCCAAGAGCATTGCCCAGACCCTGCAACGCTTCTACATGGCCATTTCCCTGCTGCTCAACAGTGGCCAGAACAGCATCAGCGCCGAAGAGCTGGAAGACTTGTGCACGGTCATGGCCCAGCGCCTGTCGATCCTGCATGGCCTGAATGCCCCGGAGTTCTTCGATAAGAGCCTTTTCCGACATTTTATTCAGACGTTGCTCGAGCAAGATGTGCTGCGTCGCGATGAAGCCGGCAAGTTGAGTTACCACGACCTGCTCGGCGAATTGGCCGAAGGCGCAGCCAAACGGGTGTTGCCGGCGGAGATTCGCCTGTCGATCCGCCAGGTCGCGTTGCACCGCAATGAAGAAGCGCCCGCACCGGACGCCGAGGCGGACGAAACCCGCTAG
- a CDS encoding putative RNA methyltransferase gives MLACPICSAPLNEVDSGVVCPAGHRFDRARQGYLNLLPVQHKNSRDPGDNLAMVQARRDFLNAGHYAPVARRLAALAAERKPQRWLDIGCGEGYYTAQIADALLRADGYALDISKEAVKRACKRNPTLTWLIASMARVPLADGSCQFLASVFSPLDWQEAKRLLSPGGGLMKVGPTSGHLMELRERLYDEVREYTDDKHLALVPDGMSLQHSEVLEFKLSLADPGDRANLLAMTPHGWRASAERRAQVIEQAEPLLVTVSMRYDYFVLQ, from the coding sequence ATGCTTGCTTGCCCCATTTGCAGTGCGCCCCTCAATGAGGTGGATAGTGGCGTGGTATGCCCGGCCGGGCACCGGTTCGACCGGGCCCGCCAGGGTTACCTGAACCTGTTGCCGGTGCAGCACAAGAACAGCCGTGACCCAGGCGATAACCTGGCCATGGTGCAAGCGCGCCGCGACTTCCTCAATGCCGGTCACTATGCGCCAGTGGCCAGGCGCCTGGCCGCCCTGGCAGCCGAACGCAAACCCCAGCGCTGGCTGGATATCGGTTGCGGCGAAGGCTACTACACCGCGCAAATCGCCGATGCCCTGCTGCGCGCCGATGGTTATGCCCTGGATATTTCCAAGGAAGCAGTCAAGCGCGCGTGCAAACGCAACCCGACGCTGACTTGGCTGATCGCCAGCATGGCCCGCGTGCCGCTGGCCGACGGCAGTTGCCAGTTCCTCGCCAGCGTGTTCAGCCCCCTGGACTGGCAGGAAGCCAAGCGTCTGCTCAGCCCGGGCGGCGGCCTGATGAAGGTCGGACCGACCAGCGGCCACCTGATGGAACTGCGCGAACGCCTGTACGACGAAGTGCGCGAGTACACCGACGACAAGCACCTGGCCCTGGTGCCAGACGGCATGAGCCTGCAACACAGCGAAGTGCTGGAGTTCAAGCTCAGCCTGGCCGACCCCGGGGACCGCGCCAATCTGCTGGCGATGACCCCCCATGGCTGGCGTGCCAGCGCCGAGCGCCGCGCCCAGGTGATCGAGCAGGCCGAACCGCTGCTGGTCACCGTGTCGATGCGCTACGACTATTTCGTGCTTCAATAA
- a CDS encoding YbaY family lipoprotein, with protein sequence MKKIILLGLTALLGACHSMNPAPKASLDGEVFYLQRIALPPAATLSVSLQDVSLADAPAVTLAEQKGPVNGQVPLPFHLSYDPAQVKPGHSYSVSARIELDGKLMFITTERHSVQLNGQDSQPLRLRVDAVAH encoded by the coding sequence ATGAAAAAAATCATCCTCTTGGGCCTGACCGCCCTGCTGGGAGCCTGTCACTCGATGAATCCTGCGCCCAAAGCCAGCCTTGATGGCGAAGTGTTCTACCTGCAACGCATCGCCCTGCCGCCCGCCGCGACCTTGAGCGTCAGCCTGCAGGATGTGTCCCTGGCCGATGCGCCCGCCGTCACCCTGGCCGAGCAGAAAGGCCCGGTCAACGGCCAGGTGCCGCTGCCCTTCCACCTGAGCTACGACCCGGCCCAGGTCAAGCCTGGCCACAGCTATTCGGTCAGCGCTCGCATCGAGCTGGATGGCAAGCTAATGTTTATCACCACCGAGCGCCATTCGGTGCAGTTGAACGGCCAGGATTCCCAGCCGCTGCGCCTGCGCGTTGACGCCGTTGCCCACTGA
- a CDS encoding DUF4197 domain-containing protein, whose amino-acid sequence MLRNSLRLTTLCAGLLLGANAMALSLGDLSQGDATGGLKDALTQGAQIAVKQLGAPGGFSNNPEVKIGLPGKLEKAAGALKMLGMGDQITQLEDSMNKAAESAVTQAQPILVNAVKNMSVNDAKGILSGGQDSATQYLDKSSREQIRAKFLPIVKQSTDKVGVAQQYNALAKKAPLGLLGGKSDSVENYVTEQALDGLFKMIAQQEESIRQNPAAAATSLAKKVFGAL is encoded by the coding sequence ATGCTCCGTAACTCTCTTCGCCTCACCACCTTGTGTGCCGGCCTGCTGCTCGGTGCCAACGCCATGGCCCTGTCCCTCGGTGACCTGTCCCAGGGCGACGCTACCGGCGGCCTCAAGGACGCCCTGACCCAAGGCGCACAGATTGCCGTCAAGCAACTGGGGGCTCCCGGTGGCTTCAGCAACAACCCCGAGGTCAAGATCGGTTTGCCGGGCAAGCTGGAGAAAGCCGCCGGCGCCCTGAAAATGCTCGGCATGGGCGATCAGATCACCCAGCTTGAAGACAGCATGAACAAGGCTGCCGAATCCGCCGTGACCCAGGCCCAGCCGATTCTGGTGAATGCCGTGAAAAACATGAGCGTGAACGACGCCAAGGGCATCCTCAGCGGTGGCCAGGATTCGGCGACCCAGTATCTGGACAAAAGCAGCCGTGAGCAGATCCGCGCCAAGTTCCTGCCGATCGTCAAGCAATCCACGGACAAGGTCGGTGTAGCCCAGCAATACAACGCGCTCGCCAAAAAGGCGCCCCTGGGTTTACTGGGTGGCAAGAGCGACAGCGTCGAAAACTACGTGACTGAGCAAGCGCTGGACGGCTTGTTCAAGATGATTGCCCAACAGGAAGAAAGCATTCGCCAGAACCCGGCAGCCGCCGCGACCAGCCTGGCGAAGAAAGTGTTCGGTGCCCTCTAG